In Stegostoma tigrinum isolate sSteTig4 chromosome 33, sSteTig4.hap1, whole genome shotgun sequence, one genomic interval encodes:
- the LOC125467097 gene encoding interferon-stimulated gene 20 kDa protein-like — MIDPSKYVAIDCEMVGLGPNGFESGLARCSIVDYSGTVIYDKFIKPDGKITDFRTPVSGIRPLDMDTALPYPIAREEILKIIQGKIIVGHDPRSDFRVLKTDISDYAIRDTSSCKLLIMKARLKTDRRASLKSLCQNLLGKRIQDSYRGHSSVEDASAAMELFKLVDIVWELHLREGRRVEIVNRFENRNRYQ, encoded by the exons ATGATCGATCCTTCAAAGTACGTTGCCATTGATTGCGAGATGGTGGGGCTTGGACCCAATGGCTTTGAGAGTGGCCTGGCACGGTGCAGCATTGTGGACTACAGTGGGACTGTAATCTATGACAAATTTATTAAACCAGATGGGAAGATAACTGATTTCAGGACCCCTGTGAGTGGGATTCGTCCATTAGATATGGATACAGCTTTGCCTTATCCTATCGCCAGGGAGGAG ATTTTGAAGATTATACAAGGGAAAATTATTGTGGGCCACGATCCTAGATCTGACTTCCGGGTCCTGAAAACGGACATCTCAGATTATGCCATACGGGACACGTCTTCGTGCAAGTTACTGATCATGAAAGCAAGACTGAAAACCGACAGACGGGCCTCGTTAAAAAGCCTCTGCCAGAACTTACTGGGGAAAAGGATACAG GACAGCTACAGAGGACACTCCTCTGTCGAAGATGCGAGTGCGGCTATGGAACTTTTTAAACTCGTGGATATAGTGTGGGAACTGCACCTCCGTGAGGGACGCAGAGTGGAAATAGTGAACCGATTTGAGAATCGAAACAGATATCAGTGA